In Wenyingzhuangia fucanilytica, the following are encoded in one genomic region:
- the aroC gene encoding chorismate synthase, which produces MANKFGNLFTITTFGESHGPAIGGVIDGCPAGIELDFEAIQNELDRRKPGQSKIVTQRKEPDTVEFMAGIFEGKTTGASIGFRIVNTNQKSKDYSHIKDQYRPSHADYTYSQKYGHRDYKGGGRTSARETANWVVGGAVAKQAIPEIKINAFTSSVGNIHLDTPYQELDFSLIESNIARCPDAKKAEEMIDYISEIKKQGDTVGGVVTCVIQNVPVGLGEPIFDKLHAQLGKAMLSINAVKGFEFGSGFEGAAMTGSQHNDIFNADGSTKTNYSGGIQGGISNGMDIYFKVAFKPVATVIQEQETIDKDGNIVKMMGKGRHDPCVVPRAIPIVEALAAMVIVDNIMLDKARRI; this is translated from the coding sequence ATGGCAAATAAATTCGGAAACCTATTTACCATCACCACTTTTGGTGAATCTCACGGACCGGCAATTGGAGGTGTTATTGATGGATGCCCGGCTGGGATTGAACTAGACTTTGAGGCAATTCAAAACGAACTTGACAGAAGAAAACCTGGTCAATCTAAAATTGTTACCCAACGTAAAGAACCTGATACGGTTGAATTTATGGCGGGAATTTTTGAAGGAAAAACTACTGGTGCTTCTATCGGATTCAGAATTGTAAACACCAATCAAAAATCTAAAGATTACTCTCATATAAAAGATCAATACAGACCTTCTCATGCAGACTATACTTATAGTCAAAAATATGGTCATAGAGATTATAAAGGAGGAGGTAGAACTTCTGCTAGAGAAACAGCTAACTGGGTTGTTGGAGGAGCAGTTGCCAAACAAGCCATTCCAGAAATTAAAATCAATGCTTTTACATCTTCTGTAGGAAACATTCATTTAGATACTCCATATCAAGAATTAGATTTCTCTTTAATCGAAAGTAACATCGCTCGTTGTCCTGATGCTAAAAAAGCAGAAGAAATGATTGATTATATTTCTGAAATTAAAAAACAAGGAGATACCGTTGGTGGTGTTGTTACTTGTGTAATTCAGAATGTACCTGTAGGATTAGGAGAGCCTATTTTTGACAAGCTACACGCACAGTTAGGAAAAGCCATGTTATCTATAAACGCTGTAAAAGGGTTTGAATTTGGTAGTGGTTTTGAAGGAGCAGCTATGACAGGTAGCCAACACAACGATATTTTTAACGCTGATGGTTCTACCAAAACAAATTACTCTGGAGGAATTCAAGGAGGAATTAGTAACGGAATGGACATCTATTTTAAAGTTGCTTTTAAACCTGTTGCTACTGTCATTCAAGAACAAGAAACTATTGATAAAGACGGTAATATTGTTAAAATGATGGGGAAAGGTCGTCACGATCCTTGTGTAGTTCCTAGAGCTATTCCTATTGTAGAAGCTTTAGCCGCTATGGTTATTGTAGACAACATCATGTTAGACAAAGCAAGAAGAATATAA
- the murA gene encoding UDP-N-acetylglucosamine 1-carboxyvinyltransferase: MATFKVEGGHQLKGEITPQGAKNEVLQILCAVLLTPEKIKIENIPNIIDVNKLISILGDLGVKVNQLSEHAYEFQADEVNIDYLSSAAFKEDGKKLRGSIMLVGPMLARFGKGYIPKPGGDKIGRRRLDTHFEGFINLGAKFRYNKEEHFYGVEAKRLQGTDMLLDEASVTGTANIVMAAVLAKGTTTIYNAACEPYLQQLCNMLNRMGAKITGVGSNLLTIEGVERLGGTDHRVLPDMIEIGSWIGMAAMTRSELTIKNVSWENLGQIPRVFRKLGIKLEQKGDDIYIPKQDSYEIESYIDGSMLTVSDAPWPGFTPDLLSIVLVVSTQAKGTVLVHQKMFESRLFFVDKLIDMGAKVILCDPHRATVVGMNHKHSLKATTMTSPDIRAGISLLIAALSAKGTSIIHNVEQIDRGYQNIVERLQAVGAKIERIND, encoded by the coding sequence ATGGCAACATTTAAGGTAGAAGGAGGTCACCAATTAAAAGGTGAAATTACCCCGCAAGGAGCAAAGAATGAAGTATTACAGATTTTGTGTGCTGTATTATTAACTCCAGAAAAAATTAAGATTGAAAACATTCCGAATATTATAGATGTAAATAAACTGATTTCTATTTTAGGAGATTTAGGAGTAAAAGTAAATCAATTAAGTGAACATGCTTATGAATTTCAAGCAGATGAGGTTAATATAGATTATTTAAGTTCTGCAGCTTTTAAAGAAGATGGTAAAAAATTACGTGGTTCTATTATGTTGGTTGGACCTATGTTGGCTCGTTTTGGAAAAGGATATATTCCTAAACCTGGAGGTGATAAAATAGGGAGAAGAAGGTTAGATACCCATTTTGAAGGTTTTATCAATTTAGGAGCTAAGTTTAGATATAACAAAGAAGAACATTTTTACGGAGTTGAGGCTAAACGCTTACAAGGTACAGACATGTTACTTGATGAAGCATCGGTAACAGGAACTGCAAATATTGTAATGGCAGCGGTTTTAGCTAAAGGAACAACCACTATTTACAATGCAGCTTGTGAACCATATTTACAACAGTTGTGTAATATGTTAAATAGAATGGGAGCCAAAATAACTGGGGTAGGTTCTAATTTATTAACGATTGAAGGAGTAGAGCGTTTAGGAGGAACTGACCATAGAGTATTGCCAGATATGATTGAAATTGGTTCTTGGATTGGAATGGCAGCTATGACTAGGTCTGAATTGACAATTAAAAATGTTTCTTGGGAAAACTTAGGGCAAATTCCTCGTGTGTTTAGAAAGTTAGGAATAAAATTAGAACAAAAAGGTGATGATATCTACATCCCTAAGCAAGATTCATATGAAATTGAGAGCTATATAGATGGTTCTATGTTAACTGTTTCTGATGCTCCTTGGCCTGGATTTACTCCAGATTTATTAAGTATTGTTTTGGTTGTGTCTACACAAGCCAAAGGAACTGTTTTGGTTCATCAAAAAATGTTTGAAAGTAGATTGTTCTTTGTTGATAAGTTGATTGATATGGGAGCTAAAGTAATTTTATGTGATCCACATAGAGCTACTGTTGTAGGAATGAATCACAAACATAGTTTAAAAGCAACTACCATGACTTCTCCTGATATTAGAGCAGGTATTTCATTATTAATAGCAGCCTTATCGGCAAAAGGAACAAGTATTATTCACAATGTAGAACAGATTGATAGAGGTTACCAAAACATTGTAGAAAGGCTACAAGCTGTTGGGGCTAAAATTGAAAGAATTAATGATTAG
- a CDS encoding DUF4290 domain-containing protein, with product MGFDLEYNSERSTLIIPEYGRHVQKLVDHCVALEDDKEREKMAHAIIDVMGNLQPHLRDVPDFKHKLWDQLFIMSKFQLNVESPYEKITIQEVNAKPERLNYPKSASKYRFYGNNIQTMIDVALSWDEGELRDALILNIANHMKKCYLNWNKDTVEDGVIYSHLNELSKGEIDLRGSDEELAQSTTLLRKSNSGRMNTQQNNKNNNRNNGRKHNNNHKNRK from the coding sequence ATGGGTTTTGATTTAGAATATAATTCTGAAAGAAGCACTTTGATTATTCCAGAATATGGAAGACACGTACAAAAGTTAGTGGATCATTGTGTAGCTTTAGAAGATGATAAGGAGAGAGAAAAAATGGCACATGCCATTATTGATGTTATGGGGAATTTGCAACCTCATTTAAGAGATGTCCCTGATTTTAAACACAAATTGTGGGATCAGTTATTTATCATGTCTAAGTTTCAGTTAAACGTAGAATCTCCTTACGAAAAAATAACAATTCAAGAAGTAAATGCCAAACCAGAACGTTTAAACTATCCAAAGTCTGCAAGTAAATATCGTTTTTACGGAAACAATATTCAAACTATGATTGATGTAGCTTTAAGTTGGGATGAAGGTGAGTTAAGAGATGCATTGATTTTAAATATCGCTAATCATATGAAAAAGTGTTATTTAAATTGGAATAAAGATACTGTTGAAGATGGTGTTATTTACAGTCATCTAAATGAGCTTTCTAAAGGAGAAATAGATCTTAGAGGATCTGATGAAGAGTTGGCTCAGAGTACAACTTTACTGCGCAAGAGTAATTCTGGAAGGATGAACACTCAACAGAATAATAAAAATAATAACCGTAATAACGGAAGAAAACATAACAACAATCATAAAAACCGTAAATAA
- the nirK gene encoding copper-containing nitrite reductase yields the protein MKYLNLSALLIVTILLLTSCSNEAKKTVDPATIHTNGEIDAELTSPPYVPKPVGDRSAKKLIVKMEVLEKEGEMTDGVRYMYWTFGGTVPGSFIRTRVGDEVEFHLQNHPDNKLPHNIDLHAVTGDGGGATSSFVAPGHEKVFSFKTLNPGLFVYHCATAPVGMHIANGMYGLILVEPEGGLPPVDKEYYIMQGDFYTKGKNGDRGLQPFDMQKAIDEKADYVVFNGKVGSLVGDNAITANVGETVRLFVGNGGPNLVSSFHTIGEIFDRVHVEGGEMINENVQTTLIPAGGAAIVEFKVDVPGTFILVDHSIFRAFNKGALGMLKVEGKENKKIYSGEIRDGIYLPEGPGVQTMPSDNKVAASDIPAKSFDEQMKFGKQAYMNTCFACHQAEGQGIPGAFPPLANSDYLNADVNRAIGIVLHGKSGEITVNGVKYNSVMTKQHLSPSEVADVLTYIYNSWGNSKKVVTTEMVKKVKDAK from the coding sequence ATGAAATACTTAAATTTATCCGCACTTTTAATAGTAACTATATTGCTGTTAACCTCCTGTTCTAACGAAGCAAAAAAAACAGTTGATCCAGCTACAATTCACACCAACGGAGAAATAGATGCTGAATTAACCTCTCCGCCATATGTTCCTAAACCTGTAGGAGACAGATCTGCTAAAAAATTAATTGTAAAAATGGAGGTTCTTGAAAAAGAAGGAGAAATGACCGATGGTGTTCGTTATATGTATTGGACATTTGGAGGAACTGTACCCGGAAGCTTTATTAGAACTCGTGTTGGAGATGAAGTTGAATTTCACTTACAAAATCACCCAGACAACAAATTACCTCACAATATAGACCTACATGCTGTTACTGGTGATGGAGGTGGAGCAACCTCTTCTTTTGTGGCTCCAGGACATGAAAAGGTTTTTTCTTTTAAAACCTTAAACCCTGGTTTATTTGTATATCATTGTGCTACTGCTCCCGTGGGAATGCATATTGCCAATGGTATGTATGGACTTATTTTGGTAGAACCAGAAGGTGGTTTACCTCCTGTGGATAAGGAATATTACATTATGCAAGGTGATTTTTATACCAAAGGTAAAAATGGTGACCGTGGTTTACAGCCTTTTGATATGCAAAAAGCCATTGATGAAAAAGCTGACTATGTAGTGTTTAATGGAAAAGTTGGTTCTTTAGTTGGTGACAATGCCATTACAGCAAACGTTGGTGAAACGGTTAGACTTTTTGTTGGTAATGGTGGTCCTAATTTAGTTTCTTCTTTCCACACTATTGGAGAAATATTTGACCGAGTGCATGTTGAAGGTGGCGAAATGATTAACGAAAATGTACAAACTACTTTAATCCCAGCTGGTGGAGCTGCTATTGTTGAGTTCAAAGTAGATGTACCTGGAACTTTTATCTTAGTAGACCACTCTATTTTTAGAGCTTTTAACAAAGGAGCCTTAGGAATGTTAAAAGTAGAAGGAAAAGAAAACAAGAAAATTTATTCTGGAGAAATTCGTGATGGTATTTATTTACCCGAAGGTCCAGGTGTGCAAACCATGCCATCGGACAATAAAGTTGCTGCCTCAGACATTCCTGCAAAATCATTTGATGAACAAATGAAATTTGGTAAACAAGCTTATATGAACACTTGTTTTGCATGTCATCAAGCTGAAGGACAAGGAATACCTGGCGCTTTTCCTCCATTGGCAAATTCTGACTATTTAAATGCCGATGTTAACAGAGCTATTGGAATTGTATTACATGGAAAATCTGGAGAAATTACAGTAAATGGCGTAAAATACAATAGTGTAATGACTAAACAACATCTTTCGCCTAGTGAGGTTGCAGACGTCCTAACCTACATTTATAATAGTTGGGGAAATTCTAAAAAAGTGGTAACTACAGAAATGGTAAAAAAAGTAAAAGATGCTAAATAA
- a CDS encoding formylglycine-generating enzyme family protein, whose amino-acid sequence MNKQIFRLLLLFLMIQPLLNAQTKDMVIIKGGQYIPLYGKKSTLVKVKDFEMDIYPVSNKDYKNFVKQYPKWQKSKAIKLFADEMYLTNWKNDVQIKDTELDNSPVTYVSWYAAKDYCECQNKRLPTIDEWEYVAMADETTKDARSKPTFNKQILSWYETPKTNENSIGSHPKNAWGVYDLHGLVWEWTLDFNAVLISGESRKDVDNDSNLFCGSASLNATDLMNYAAFMRYAFRGSLKANYSMKNLGFRCVKDIIKKDQ is encoded by the coding sequence ATGAACAAACAAATCTTTAGACTCTTACTACTCTTTTTAATGATTCAACCATTGCTAAATGCACAAACAAAAGACATGGTTATTATTAAAGGAGGTCAATACATTCCTCTGTACGGAAAAAAATCAACATTGGTAAAAGTCAAAGATTTTGAAATGGACATATACCCTGTTAGTAATAAAGATTATAAAAATTTTGTGAAGCAATATCCTAAATGGCAAAAATCAAAAGCAATTAAATTATTTGCAGATGAAATGTATTTAACCAATTGGAAAAATGATGTACAAATAAAAGACACAGAGCTAGACAATAGCCCAGTAACTTATGTTTCTTGGTATGCAGCAAAAGATTATTGCGAATGTCAAAACAAACGTTTACCAACAATAGATGAATGGGAATATGTAGCTATGGCAGATGAAACCACAAAAGATGCACGAAGCAAACCTACTTTTAATAAACAAATTTTAAGTTGGTACGAAACTCCAAAAACCAACGAAAACTCTATAGGAAGTCATCCTAAAAACGCTTGGGGAGTATATGATTTACATGGATTGGTTTGGGAGTGGACACTTGATTTTAACGCTGTTTTAATTAGTGGAGAATCTAGAAAAGATGTAGATAATGATTCTAATTTATTTTGCGGAAGCGCCTCTTTAAACGCTACTGATTTAATGAATTATGCTGCTTTTATGCGCTATGCATTTAGAGGAAGTTTGAAAGCTAATTATTCCATGAAAAACTTGGGATTCCGTTGTGTAAAAGATATTATAAAAAAAGACCAATGA
- a CDS encoding SCO family protein — protein sequence MKKSLKNISILLVNTIVLVTLIQAYRISHESNQEVVQTYQCPMHCEGDKTYTTAKNCPVCNMQLSSTKSKSTAITNNTISETSIFNLTSLWKTEEDKTITLKELKGKTLVVVMIYTSCKSACPRLIADMRNIEAEIPDKKIKSIQFVFVSIDPTTDTPKKLKDFAIENFMDDEQWTFLQGTVSSVREFANVLSVKYKEISPVDFSHSNIISVFDAQGELIHQQEGLGVSNKETIDAILKVTP from the coding sequence ATGAAAAAATCATTAAAAAACATAAGCATACTTTTAGTTAATACCATCGTCTTGGTGACTCTAATTCAAGCATATCGTATTTCTCACGAATCCAATCAGGAAGTAGTACAAACCTATCAATGTCCTATGCATTGCGAAGGTGATAAAACATATACTACCGCAAAAAATTGTCCTGTTTGTAATATGCAATTAAGTTCAACTAAAAGTAAATCTACAGCCATAACAAACAATACAATCTCCGAAACATCTATTTTCAATCTTACTTCATTATGGAAAACTGAAGAAGATAAAACCATCACCCTAAAAGAATTAAAAGGAAAAACTTTGGTTGTGGTAATGATTTACACTTCTTGCAAATCTGCCTGTCCTCGTTTAATTGCCGATATGCGAAATATAGAAGCTGAAATTCCTGATAAAAAAATAAAAAGCATTCAATTTGTTTTTGTCAGCATAGACCCTACAACAGATACCCCTAAAAAACTAAAAGACTTTGCTATAGAAAATTTTATGGATGATGAGCAATGGACTTTTTTACAGGGTACCGTAAGTAGTGTGCGTGAATTTGCCAATGTGCTTTCTGTAAAATACAAAGAGATTTCTCCTGTAGATTTTTCACACTCTAATATTATATCGGTATTTGATGCTCAGGGAGAATTAATACATCAACAAGAAGGATTAGGAGTTAGCAACAAAGAAACCATTGATGCTATTTTAAAAGTAACTCCATAG
- a CDS encoding ATP-dependent helicase, which translates to MSDYLEGLNPPQRAAVEQMEGPMIIIAGAGSGKTRVLTYRIAHLLKNGVDSFQILSLTFTNKAAREMKERIGAVVGQSEAKNLWMGTFHSVFARILRSEADKLGYPSSFTIYDSQDTVRLMNSIIKEMGLSKEQYKSKAILSRISQFKNNLITVKAYRNNPELIEADTMAMRPQMGAIYKEYVDRCFKAGAMDFDDLLLRTNELLVRFPDVLSKYQDRFRYVMVDEYQDTNHSQYLIVRALADRFQNICVVGDDSQSIYAFRGANINNILNFQKDYPDVKTFKLEQNYRSTSNIVEAANSLIEKNKTRLDKTIFTANDEGGKIKIMRTLSDGEEGRWVANSIFENAMNLQKTYDDFAILYRTNAQSRAMEDALRKKGIKYKIFGGLSFYQRKEIKDLLAYLRVLINPNDEEALKRIINYPARGIGETTMDKLAVAANHYNKSLFEIISNIEKTDIKIQGPTKTKLNNFATLIQSLQISAQAHNAFEVADEVVKRVGLIKDLQVDGTPEAVSRVENVQELLNGMKDFIEERKEQDLDSSLTAFLEDVALASTFDNKDEDDTPMVSLMTIHLAKGLEFPYVYIVGMEETLFPSAMSVNTRSELEEERRLFYVALTRAETQCYLSFAHTRYRWGKLIDCEPSRFLEEIDERYIEHLAPQRNKVVANRFVDSGLFGDDDDIPKDRIRFRKPVTRSVRNQETPEKKTPFKQPQNLKKVTPKLAQQLGASKPTQKLAVGNKVSHAKFGVGQVLQLEGVGVNIKAEVKFESVGTKKILLQFAKLNILE; encoded by the coding sequence GTGTCAGATTATTTAGAAGGACTAAACCCTCCACAACGCGCAGCCGTTGAACAAATGGAAGGGCCAATGATTATTATTGCAGGTGCAGGATCTGGAAAAACAAGAGTGTTAACTTATAGAATTGCCCATTTGTTGAAAAATGGTGTAGATTCTTTTCAGATACTTTCTTTAACTTTTACCAACAAAGCCGCTCGAGAAATGAAAGAGCGTATTGGTGCTGTGGTAGGTCAAAGTGAAGCTAAAAATTTATGGATGGGAACTTTCCACTCTGTGTTTGCTAGAATTTTACGTTCCGAAGCAGATAAATTAGGGTATCCATCAAGTTTTACCATTTATGATTCTCAGGACACTGTTCGTTTAATGAATTCCATTATTAAAGAAATGGGACTGAGTAAAGAACAGTATAAATCAAAGGCTATTTTAAGTAGAATTTCTCAGTTTAAAAACAACTTAATCACCGTAAAAGCCTATAGAAATAACCCTGAGTTAATTGAAGCCGATACCATGGCGATGAGACCTCAAATGGGCGCTATTTACAAAGAATATGTAGATAGATGTTTTAAGGCTGGAGCGATGGATTTTGATGATTTATTATTGCGTACTAATGAATTGTTGGTTCGTTTTCCAGATGTATTGTCAAAATACCAAGATAGGTTCCGTTACGTAATGGTTGATGAGTACCAGGATACCAACCATTCACAATATTTAATTGTTCGTGCTTTGGCCGATAGGTTTCAGAATATTTGTGTGGTAGGAGACGATTCTCAATCTATTTATGCATTCCGTGGAGCCAACATCAACAATATTTTAAACTTCCAGAAAGATTATCCAGATGTAAAAACGTTTAAGCTAGAGCAAAACTACAGGTCTACAAGCAATATTGTAGAAGCGGCCAATAGCTTAATAGAGAAAAACAAAACACGTTTAGATAAAACCATTTTTACTGCCAATGATGAAGGTGGTAAAATTAAAATAATGCGTACGCTTTCCGATGGAGAGGAGGGAAGATGGGTAGCCAATTCTATTTTTGAAAACGCTATGAATCTTCAAAAAACATATGATGATTTTGCCATTCTTTACAGAACCAATGCCCAGTCACGTGCTATGGAAGATGCCTTGCGTAAAAAGGGAATTAAATACAAAATTTTTGGAGGCTTGTCTTTTTATCAACGTAAAGAAATAAAAGATTTATTAGCTTATTTACGTGTGTTAATCAATCCAAATGATGAAGAAGCATTAAAAAGAATCATCAATTATCCGGCAAGGGGAATTGGTGAAACCACTATGGATAAACTTGCGGTGGCTGCCAATCATTATAATAAATCTTTGTTTGAAATTATATCAAACATAGAAAAAACGGATATTAAAATTCAAGGCCCTACCAAAACCAAATTAAACAATTTTGCTACTTTAATTCAAAGTTTGCAAATATCTGCTCAAGCTCATAATGCTTTTGAGGTAGCAGATGAGGTGGTAAAAAGAGTAGGTTTGATAAAAGATTTACAAGTTGATGGTACGCCAGAGGCAGTAAGTAGGGTAGAAAACGTTCAGGAATTATTGAACGGAATGAAAGATTTTATTGAAGAACGCAAAGAGCAAGATTTAGATAGTAGTTTAACTGCTTTTTTAGAAGATGTTGCTTTGGCATCTACCTTTGATAATAAGGATGAAGACGATACCCCTATGGTTTCTTTAATGACCATTCACTTAGCAAAAGGATTGGAGTTCCCATATGTGTATATTGTGGGGATGGAAGAAACTTTGTTTCCATCGGCAATGAGTGTAAATACGCGTAGTGAGTTAGAAGAAGAGAGGCGTTTGTTTTATGTAGCGTTAACCAGAGCAGAAACTCAATGTTATTTAAGTTTTGCTCATACTCGTTACAGATGGGGGAAATTAATAGATTGTGAACCAAGTAGGTTTTTAGAAGAAATAGACGAACGTTATATAGAGCATTTAGCCCCACAGCGAAATAAAGTGGTAGCCAACCGTTTTGTAGATAGTGGTTTGTTTGGTGATGATGATGACATTCCAAAAGATAGAATTCGTTTTAGAAAACCTGTAACTCGTTCAGTAAGAAATCAAGAAACTCCAGAGAAGAAAACACCATTTAAGCAACCGCAAAACTTAAAAAAAGTAACTCCTAAATTGGCGCAACAATTAGGCGCTAGTAAACCAACTCAAAAACTTGCTGTAGGAAACAAGGTAAGTCATGCTAAATTTGGAGTAGGACAAGTTTTGCAGTTAGAAGGAGTAGGAGTAAATATAAAAGCAGAGGTAAAGTTTGAAAGTGTAGGAACTAAAAAAATACTACTTCAATTTGCCAAGTTAAATATCTTAGAATAA
- a CDS encoding ion transporter — protein sequence MSTLKNKIRKVLEENTSKKGRIFDYSIQVLIFISIVAFSVETLPNNSFFVKRILKIIEMICVFVFSIEYLLRVFVAKKTYKYIFSFYGVIDLLSILPFYLRWAVDLRALRIFRVFRIFRALKIVRYNKALNRIALAAKIVKEEVVLFLLVTFILVFLSASGIYFFEYEAQPEIFSSIFHSLWWAIVTLTTVGYGDVYPVTMGGKIFTFFVLMIGIGVVTVPAGLVATALSKAREIQDEKKNTNEV from the coding sequence ATGAGTACTTTAAAGAATAAAATTAGAAAAGTATTAGAAGAAAATACTTCTAAAAAGGGAAGGATTTTTGACTATTCAATCCAAGTTTTGATTTTTATATCAATTGTAGCTTTTTCGGTTGAAACTCTTCCAAATAATAGTTTTTTTGTAAAAAGAATATTGAAAATCATTGAAATGATATGTGTTTTTGTGTTTTCAATTGAGTATTTATTAAGGGTGTTTGTGGCAAAAAAAACTTACAAATATATTTTTAGTTTTTACGGTGTAATAGATTTATTATCAATACTGCCATTTTATTTAAGATGGGCTGTAGATTTAAGAGCATTAAGAATTTTTAGGGTTTTTAGAATTTTTAGGGCATTAAAAATAGTTAGGTACAACAAGGCATTAAATAGAATAGCTTTGGCAGCTAAAATTGTTAAAGAAGAGGTTGTTTTATTTTTATTGGTCACTTTTATACTAGTTTTTCTTTCTGCTTCAGGAATTTATTTTTTTGAGTATGAAGCTCAACCAGAAATTTTTTCTTCAATATTTCATAGTTTATGGTGGGCAATTGTGACCTTGACAACAGTTGGTTATGGAGATGTTTATCCCGTTACAATGGGTGGTAAAATTTTCACTTTTTTTGTTTTGATGATAGGAATTGGTGTAGTTACTGTACCAGCAGGTTTGGTTGCTACAGCTTTGTCCAAAGCTAGAGAAATACAAGATGAAAAGAAAAATACAAATGAAGTCTAG
- the folP gene encoding dihydropteroate synthase translates to MGILNITPDSFFDGGKYKDEKAILLQVEKMLQDGATFIDVGAYSSRPGAKHISEEEEINRIVPVVELLVSKFPNILISVDTFRSKVAKKCVEAGAAIINDISGGDLDAEMFNVVANLQVPYIVMHMQGNPQNMQEAPKYENIVTEVFYELSKKVEKLNALHVHDVILDVGFGFGKSVEHNYELLKNLDYFQQMELPVLTGVSRKSMLYKPLEITPEQALNATTIVNTIALQKGTQILRVHDVKEAVEVVRVLELME, encoded by the coding sequence ATGGGGATTTTAAATATTACCCCTGATTCTTTTTTTGATGGAGGAAAATACAAAGATGAAAAAGCTATTTTATTGCAAGTAGAAAAAATGCTACAAGACGGCGCTACTTTTATTGATGTAGGAGCGTATTCTTCTAGACCAGGAGCCAAACATATTTCAGAAGAAGAAGAAATCAATCGTATTGTTCCTGTGGTAGAATTATTGGTTTCTAAGTTTCCAAATATTTTAATTTCTGTAGATACATTTAGAAGTAAAGTAGCCAAAAAATGTGTAGAAGCTGGAGCGGCCATAATTAACGATATTTCTGGCGGAGATTTAGATGCGGAGATGTTTAATGTGGTTGCCAATTTACAAGTGCCTTATATTGTAATGCACATGCAAGGGAATCCACAAAATATGCAGGAGGCTCCAAAGTATGAGAATATTGTAACCGAAGTTTTTTATGAGCTATCTAAAAAAGTAGAAAAATTAAATGCATTACATGTACACGATGTTATTTTAGACGTAGGTTTTGGTTTTGGAAAGTCCGTAGAGCATAATTATGAATTACTTAAAAACTTAGACTATTTTCAGCAAATGGAATTGCCTGTGTTAACAGGAGTTTCTAGAAAATCGATGTTATACAAACCTTTGGAAATTACCCCAGAACAAGCGTTGAATGCCACTACCATTGTAAATACCATTGCCTTGCAAAAAGGAACACAAATTTTAAGAGTTCACGATGTAAAAGAAGCTGTTGAGGTTGTTAGGGTTTTGGAGTTGATGGAATAA
- a CDS encoding DUF1599 domain-containing protein → MSNTAKEYDKIIVTCQSLFTKKMSDYGSAWRILRLPSLTDQIFIKAQRIRQLQENEIRKVDEGEVSEFIGIINYCIMALIQIEKGIVDQPDLNTKEAVELYEKHIKITKELMMNKNHDYGEAWRDMRVSSLTDLILQKLLRVKQIENNQGKTLVSEGIDANYQDMINYAVFALIHLTL, encoded by the coding sequence ATGTCTAATACTGCCAAAGAATACGATAAAATAATAGTAACCTGCCAAAGTTTATTCACTAAAAAGATGAGTGATTACGGTAGCGCATGGAGAATTTTAAGATTGCCAAGTTTAACCGATCAAATTTTTATCAAAGCACAACGCATTAGACAATTACAAGAAAATGAAATTAGAAAAGTTGATGAAGGAGAGGTTTCAGAATTTATCGGAATCATCAACTACTGTATTATGGCTTTGATTCAAATTGAAAAAGGAATTGTAGATCAACCAGATTTGAACACAAAAGAAGCTGTTGAACTTTATGAAAAACACATTAAAATCACCAAAGAATTAATGATGAATAAAAATCATGATTACGGTGAAGCTTGGAGAGATATGCGTGTTAGCTCTTTAACCGATTTGATTTTACAAAAACTTTTACGTGTTAAACAAATAGAAAATAACCAAGGAAAAACGTTGGTTTCTGAAGGAATTGATGCCAATTACCAAGACATGATTAATTATGCTGTATTTGCCTTGATTCATTTAACACTTTAA